One uncultured Fibrobacter sp. genomic window, ATTACCTTTGCAATTTGGCTTTTCCATTTTGCTGCGATGTCAGGGCGTTTTTGGGCAATTTTGTCTATGATACGGCAATATTCTGCCATCATGTCTATTGTCGCATACGGCTTTATATCCTGTCGAAAAACGAGTGATAAAAATTTTCGTGGCGCCCCGCTCCAAAAAATACCCGAAATCAAGACGTTTGTGTCGATAACAACGTTCATCGGTTATCCTTGATGAATGCATTCAACATTTCTGGAGTCGTAGATAGATCGTCTGTTATT contains:
- a CDS encoding putative toxin-antitoxin system toxin component, PIN family: MNVVIDTNVLISGIFWSGAPRKFLSLVFRQDIKPYATIDMMAEYCRIIDKIAQKRPDIAAKWKSQIAKVMTIIEKTETVDICRDPKDNMFLECAVAVNAYYLVSGDSDLLVLKEFKKIPIVTVNQFFDAHPEYEITEV